Proteins encoded within one genomic window of Streptomyces profundus:
- a CDS encoding DUF5063 domain-containing protein, with translation MAVGPDSFSVQICDHVESFVVAVTEVARGDDPDSAVPYLLLQVSQLLLAGGRLGAHEDIVPDERYEPDTGPEPDMDELRERLAALLTPVDVYSEVFDPYVPHSKPVAARISDDLANIISDLRHGMAHYREGRVSEALWWWQFSYLTNWGPTASATLRALQSLVAHVRLNTPLAELNGLDTDSAAEDGDLERQAGRVMAAEIGAPLGLNTADRG, from the coding sequence ATGGCCGTGGGGCCCGACAGCTTCTCGGTGCAGATCTGCGACCACGTCGAGAGCTTCGTGGTCGCGGTCACCGAGGTCGCCCGAGGGGACGATCCGGACAGCGCGGTGCCGTATCTGCTGTTGCAGGTCTCGCAACTCCTGCTCGCCGGCGGTCGGTTGGGCGCCCACGAGGACATCGTTCCGGATGAGCGCTACGAGCCGGACACGGGCCCCGAGCCGGATATGGACGAGTTGCGCGAGCGGTTGGCGGCGCTGTTGACGCCCGTTGACGTGTACTCCGAGGTCTTCGACCCCTATGTGCCGCACAGCAAGCCGGTCGCGGCGCGGATATCCGATGATCTGGCGAACATCATCAGCGATCTGCGGCATGGCATGGCGCACTACCGCGAGGGCCGGGTCAGCGAGGCGCTCTGGTGGTGGCAGTTCTCCTATCTGACGAACTGGGGGCCCACGGCCAGCGCGACGCTCCGCGCGTTGCAGTCCCTGGTGGCGCACGTTCGACTGAACACTCCGTTGGCCGAGTTGAACGGTCTGGACACGGACAGCGCGGCCGAGGACGGTGACCTGGAGCGCCAGGCGGGCCGGGTGATGGCCGCCGAGATCGGCGCCCCGCTCGGTCTCAACACGGCCGACCGGGGTTGA